TTCACTGTAAACGGAGCACCTTTTAGTTCAACAGTATCAAGACCCAAGTGAATCAAAAACTCAATACCTTGGTCATTCGTGATACCAATAGCATGTTTAGTTGGGAAAAGTGTGGAGATACTACCATCAACTGGTGCATAGATATGATTATCCTTAGGCTTGATAGCATAGCCATCACCTAACATCTTAGTTGAGAAGACATCGTCTTTTACATCAGTAATTGGCATAATGTCGCCATCAACTACCGCATCTACTTCAATACCCTTATTCTTTTTCTTAAAGAAATTAAACATAATTAATAACCTCTGGATTTCTAAAATTCAAGTAATAATATCAACATAAAGCTTGCGAGTAATAAACCAGCTGCAGTAAGTGAAATTGCGATTATTACTCGACTAACACCATCTTGCGTTTTCTTCAAAGCTTTTGCTCGATAAAAACCTAAGATAGCTAATACTACGCAAAGCAAGTTGCCAACAAAGAGCTGAGCAATCATCTGACTTCCCATCAAGAAGCGATAAGTCTGTCGATTGATTAAAAACTGCTTGTGGTTTAACAACATATAGTAGCCTAGTATGAAGTCAACGATAGCAACGATTGTACTAATCGCAATCATCGGCTGCTTCATAATCATCATCCGAATCGATTGACCAGAAGCACCGCTTCGTAGTGCAATCATCGCCCAAAACAATAGTGGAGCAATGAAAAGTACGTATGAATACCAAGTCAAAATCTTCTTAGTATCCAAGTGCATGCTTTCGGTTATTCGATCGATAAAGTTGCCAACTTTTCGTTTACTAATTGCCCACATTGATCTCTACATCCTCTCCTTGACTCTGTTGCCAAGCTACATATTCACTAATTACCAAATCAATTAAGAAGTACGCTGGGGTAAAGGCAACCTTCCCGCTCTTAAAGTCGGCATCATCAGTAAAGGCAATCGTTGGAAAATAAATGTTGTGCTGCACTAATGAAGCTAATTTATTTTGCTTCAGGTTAGTGAACGAAACATATTTGAATTTATCATTCACTAGTTCCAACTTAGTGATTTCCTCATTGATCGTTTTATTATCACCCGTAAACGAGATAATAAACAAAACATCGCCTTTTTGAGCAAAGCGTCCCGCAGCTTTTAATTCCTCTAATGCTGATGGCAAAACAGTTGCATGCTTGCCAACTACAAACAATTCATGAGCCAAATATTGTGCGATTAACTCTTGTTGCCAACCAGTAGAGTAAATGTAAATTGTCCCTGCATTATCTAAATCGCGATACAAGCTATTGAAATCACGTTGCTTGAAATATTTCAGTACATCTAAATTTACTTTACTAAGTTCCCGCGCAAAATTATTTTCAATTTTGATTGGTTTTTGCTTCGATTCGGCTAATTCGACCAAATCAAATTTAAGCTCACTGTAGCCACTTAGTCCTAGCTTTTTACATAACCGGAAAATTGCGGATTCGGATACATAAAGCTTTTTAGCTAATTTGGCTAAGCTTAACTTGCTACAGTCTCTCGGATTATTTAGAACATATTGAACTATCTGTTTTTCAGAATCATTCAACTTATGACTATTGTCATAGACCATTGATCTCAAATTTGCCATAATACCTGTGCCCTTATCAATATATAATTTATATATTAATGATAACACAAGCGCTTTCAGATTATAGCAATTGTTTCATTTGATCAACAACTTGATCGGCATCCAATCCGACAACGATGTCAACCTCGTTGTTATCTTTATGTTGTACTTCGTAAGAATCTGCGATCTTCTTGAATTCTGAATCTGGAGCGACCTTCTTAGGATCAACGACATGAGTTCTTACTCTAGTTGAGCAAGCAATGACATCTTGAATGTTGGAGTCACCACCAAGCAAGTCAACGATACCAGTAGCTCTTTCAATATAAGGATTATCTTGTTCAGTTGATACCTTAGCGTCGCCACCTTGTTGTTGCATTAAAGTGTTCATTTCATCAAGAACTTGAGGTACGTCCAAACCTACGATAACTTGGATAGCCTTACCGTGGTGTACGACATTGACAGCCTTGTTTGCTTTAAATGCGGCATCTGAAGCAACTTTATTTGGATCGGCAACAGATACACGTAATCTAGTAGCACATGAACTCAATTCTGTAATGTTTGAAGGACCACCTAATAATTCAAGGTAAGCAGTTGCTCTTTCAATGTAAGGGTCATTAGCGTCCTTACCAGCAGCTTCTGCAGCCTTCTTAGCCTTGTATTCTTTCTTTGAAAGAAGGTGAACATCTTGATCATCGGCTTCACGACCTGGAGTAATGTAGTTGAACTTCTCGATCATGATCTTGAAGACGAAGTAAGTGATAATACCGAAGATAATACCAACGATAAATTCCATGACGTAGGTCTTCCAGTGGTTTTGCCAAAGTGGAATCCAGTTCATTGAAGCGATACCGATCGCACCATCTGACATGAATCCTCTTAAACCAAAGGCCCACATAACTGTGTTCATCGTGGCTGACAATACTGAGTAAACTACCCAAAGAACTGGAGCAGCAAACAAATAAGTAAAGTCGATAGGTTCAGTAATACCAGCTAATACTGAGGTTAAAGCAGCTGGGATAAGCAAAGCTGAAGTTTGCTTCTTCTTGTTCTTCTTAGCAGTTGCGTAGAAGGCAAGACAGATAAATGGTACTAAGAATACCTTTTCGTTACCGTAAAGTTGGAATCCTTCAACTGAAGCGATTTGTGAAAGTGGTTTAGTACTTGCAGCGTATTCAGCAAGGTGTTTCAACCAGTATGGTTGCAAACCGCCGGCAACAACGGCTGGACCGAATTGGAATGGAATGTATACCAAGTGGTGAAGACCAGTAGGAATCAATACACGGTTCAAGAATTGGTAAATCCAAACACCGATAAATCCACTATCTACGATGAAGTGTTGCATGCTGGTGATACCCATTTGAACTTTTGGCCAGCCCCAGCAGGTAATGAGTGCTAAAGGAATCATTACGAAGAATGCTAAAGCGTAGACATAAGTTGAACCTTGGAAAGTACCAAGCCAG
This is a stretch of genomic DNA from Lactobacillus crispatus. It encodes these proteins:
- a CDS encoding alpha-glucoside-specific PTS transporter subunit IIBC → MMQKIQRFGAAMFVPVMLFSFAGIVVALGSLFNNPTLFGSIANPGTTWNSVWDTISAGGWTVFNQEGILFTVGLPIGLANKARGRAAMEAVIAYLTYNYFIGAMLTHWGAAFGIPNFDKIQIVANATNHGLTNIAGIKTLDTSILGALVVALIVVWLHNKYFDKKLPDWLGTFQGSTYVYALAFFVMIPLALITCWGWPKVQMGITSMQHFIVDSGFIGVWIYQFLNRVLIPTGLHHLVYIPFQFGPAVVAGGLQPYWLKHLAEYAASTKPLSQIASVEGFQLYGNEKVFLVPFICLAFYATAKKNKKKQTSALLIPAALTSVLAGITEPIDFTYLFAAPVLWVVYSVLSATMNTVMWAFGLRGFMSDGAIGIASMNWIPLWQNHWKTYVMEFIVGIIFGIITYFVFKIMIEKFNYITPGREADDQDVHLLSKKEYKAKKAAEAAGKDANDPYIERATAYLELLGGPSNITELSSCATRLRVSVADPNKVASDAAFKANKAVNVVHHGKAIQVIVGLDVPQVLDEMNTLMQQQGGDAKVSTEQDNPYIERATGIVDLLGGDSNIQDVIACSTRVRTHVVDPKKVAPDSEFKKIADSYEVQHKDNNEVDIVVGLDADQVVDQMKQLL
- a CDS encoding MurR/RpiR family transcriptional regulator, yielding MANLRSMVYDNSHKLNDSEKQIVQYVLNNPRDCSKLSLAKLAKKLYVSESAIFRLCKKLGLSGYSELKFDLVELAESKQKPIKIENNFARELSKVNLDVLKYFKQRDFNSLYRDLDNAGTIYIYSTGWQQELIAQYLAHELFVVGKHATVLPSALEELKAAGRFAQKGDVLFIISFTGDNKTINEEITKLELVNDKFKYVSFTNLKQNKLASLVQHNIYFPTIAFTDDADFKSGKVAFTPAYFLIDLVISEYVAWQQSQGEDVEINVGN
- a CDS encoding PTS sugar transporter subunit IIA, which translates into the protein MFNFFKKKNKGIEVDAVVDGDIMPITDVKDDVFSTKMLGDGYAIKPKDNHIYAPVDGSISTLFPTKHAIGITNDQGIEFLIHLGLDTVELKGAPFTVNVSQGDKVKKGQPLATMDFQMITDKGYDDSCIVVYTNMDLIKSVTSIEKGSVEHSQKVQTIELK